The following is a genomic window from Calliphora vicina chromosome 5, idCalVici1.1, whole genome shotgun sequence.
ttgataaagaagaatttcagttgaagcaaccaaactttagttatcctttccaaaatattgtaagcataactgtaaaattcggtcactaagatagaacccttcgattggcaacaaattcggttgctagcacgaatctgttttctctgtgtatttacTTTAGTAGGTTCCGAACCCACGCATTAAACCtcatgcactgataagaaaCTGAATCATGTAAAGTTTAAAGACTTTCATAATTGTAGTTCTCTagatatttgaaattaacttttttcagtcccaaacaaattcttttgaattattttctactCTCAATAGCGgataggtgccacgccctctaatccaatcccgcccattttcagccaaactccgtatagtgaacataaattaattcatacaaagtttgaatACATTTAAGATTATAGTTCTTCTtcgaaataaacaatttgaaactcgggaggtgccacgcccactaatccaatacCGTCAATGTTCAGCCTTCCACAATCTACTTCTCtcgatattcgaaaataactttgCTAGGGAGGTGACATACCCCTTTTTCGATCTATTATTGGATAAACTTCATGCACTGATAAATAATTTGCTTCCAAGTGCTCGATTGTTTCTGGTTTATCTGCATAGTCTTTACATATACCCAGAAGAAATAATCTAATGGCGGCAAATCACATAAACAACGTGGACAGttaatttcatgaaattattCGTTCGCCAAATGTTTGTCTCAGTAAATTGATTGTATCGCGCTCTGTGTGACTTGTGGCACCATCCTGAAACCAAATTGTACTTCCAATTGAGGTACGAATAAATAAGTCTCTCTCACCGTTAATTGTAACGATCTGACCATCGATATTTCTGAAGACATATGGACCAATGATACCACCGATCCATTAAGTGCACCAAACAGTGAGTTTTTCTGCATGTAATGGTGTTTCGACATTGACTTGAAAATTATCGTCGCTCCAAATATGTCAATTCTGTTTATACCCTCCAAGTGGCAAGggtaaatataagtttgtcattccgtttgtaatttccaaatttttcatttgcgaccacaCAAAGTAGCGAAGTTCATACAGCCATGCCCGTCTGACCGTATGTATGTTGAactcaactttccgtagccccctaataatttacatacattgaTTCATGCATCAAAACATCGGGAAtttttccggctcggttgctatttaaaatcgagaaaatcggcccacaattgGCTGGGATATAAGGAAAGCCTCGATTtatggcctatttttgatcaggattactaagtcattaatatagacaacatggatatctaatgatatatatttcaaagtccattgcaacgatgtatataaggctatagtaagttggacctacaatggttcaaaatctggaaatatattttttaaccctagttttttttatcaccaaaaataactaaaaaaaattttaaaaattagcaaaaaaattttaaaaattaaaaaacaaaaattgttttttttttttaaaaattaaaaaacaaaaattgttttttttttaaaaaattaaaaaacaatttcaaatttttttttttaaatttttatttttttttatctaaatatattggaaatttttattcagcacaaccgaatatagctctcttgcttgatttttctatatctggattacaaagtccTTTAGATATTTCTAAGACCTTTGCGTATAGATAAGACATAGATATATAatgccatagtaagttggacatccaatgggtcaaaatcggaaaaatattttttaacccgaattttttcaccaaaaaattttttgtcatacatttttttgttcactaataaattaaaaaaaaatttaaaaaatttaaatttggaaatttttttttttaaaaaaaattttaaaaaattaaaattttaaaaaattttttttaaaaaaaaaataaaaacaatatcgaatttttttttttaaatttttaaattttgtttaaataaaaatatttaaaatttattttaaagtataatttattgaaggatatataaaagtcggcacagtcgaatatacatatgtatgtagctctcttaattggtttttctatgtctggataactaagtccttaatttagacaatatggatatctaataatagatatttcaatgacctttgcaacgacatatataatgCCAGAAGTTGGAcatataatgggtcaaaatcgggaaaaatatttttaacccgaatttttccgtcattcataatttgaaaattttgtatataaaacaaaaaaaaacaaatttttaaaatttttgaaattttgtttttgcgttccacatatttaaatatcactttggtgacttggtttacaaaattagggccttcaattttttaaattaaaaaaaaaattaatttcaataaaattcaaaattttttttttttattttaaaacagatCTATTTaggcgatttttttatatatttgttaagTATGAAAATATctgtcttctatatatatataaatgaaatggtccatgtatgtaatgtcatcacgtgagaacgtttggagcgatttggctgatttttttttattcgattcgaaattttcgggagatggtttgtaaagaaaaaaaattaaaaaattgcggGTAAaattcggaattttttttttttgagtccagtcaactgtaataaaaagctccctaaagtatgcagtacaaatttagatatttgggttggagaaacttgaagaactaacattagtaaatgctactaGTCAACTAGTTTAtgataaaaataagaatttttacgGAACAACATAACAAAAATCGCTTAATCTGGTAGCATTAGCTGCAGTCATATTTACAAGACTTCACGTCACCCAGACGTTTTATCAAGACGAAGGAAACCGACACAGCACAACCAAAAAGGCGAAcgcattcaaacaaaaaaaaatgctcacaaaaaaaaaacacaaaaaataaaactgaatcaCTTACACAGTTACATTTAAACTCACACACAAACAATCTAGCGAAAACCACACTAACGAAAGCAGAGGGTATTTAACCGACCTCAAATCAATTTGCAATTTCAGTCTATCTCCGTGTTGCAGCGTTGCATGAACTCTCtcgtaattaaatttaaataaaaagtattttttactttttaacggttaaaaaaaagaaaattataaaaaaacgaacaataaaataattaatattttaaaaagaaataaaaaaaaattaagcatgAACTtgaaaatttgctaaaatttagTTAGTTactcaaataaattatttaactaaATGTTAGAATATAAAGAGTGTGTTATTGGTCACAATGACTGAAATGAAAAAACGTGATTAACATTTCTAAACAAAAGataaagtaatttatttaaaaaataaaaacagtgaTGGTTGCGGTTTGGCATTAATTAATTGATTATCTAATAAAAGGTGACATGATTTTACAgactgaaagaaaaaaaaagtgccCTAAATAATAAACGAAACAATCAACCAACCTACTTTGATATTAAATGCAATGAacataatttagtttttgaactgtttttaacaaaaataaataccaaaacTATTGGGGTCTCttcaaacatgtttttttttaaccagtTGCAATTTTAAGCACGTTCACTTAGCCAAGTTTAATACTTACGAATGAATGGTAGGAAAAAACCCCTACAGTGTTTAAGAGCGGCGCATTACAACATCTTTAAATGGTCAACACAAAAACCAAACTATGAATTTAACAAATTCATAACAGCTACagacaacagcaataacaaatTGTTAGCAACGTTCAATGAACGAACGAAcatttcatagtttttttttagtggtTTGTTAAGAAAACCTTTAAGTTTTCCTTACCCGAGCAACGATTGGCGGGCGAATTGACGCcagaaacataaaaacaaagagcattaataaataaacatgaacaaaatagaaaaataataccgttAAAGCAACGACCTTGAAAACAAAGCAcgtaaataataacaacaacaaaagcaacaaataaataaaacataaacaaacaaaactaagCACGTCTTGTCTTGTCTTAGAGTTGTAGAAAGTGAAAGTTAAGAAACATAAACTCTTTTTGCggtttaatattatatttcttTCGTTTTGAACATTTATTTGGAAGCTGTTAAAAGTTACCAacatctaatattattattattattgtttgcaATTGACTGCAAAAAAAAGACCATCAAAGTTTTATATTACAATCTCTTGAATGAAGTAACCATAAACGTGTACAAAAAGCCACACGAAACTCACCTCTAGCTGAAAAATCATTAgccattaaaatatatttcagttgtattttttcttaaaaaaagatAATTGAAGTTCAAGTTGGCACGAAATTAGATAatacctaaaaaaaaataaaatacaaattttgtaatattggattacaaaaacttaaactaaaaaacccacaaaaaaacttgaaagattttgtttcttatagaaacgttttaaattaaataaataaaaaattataacatgAGTGATCAAGCTGAAGAATCCTGCAACTCTCTAATGCCCCAGCCAGAGGAAGTTATACAACTTGTAGCAGCAGCCGATAACAATAATGACACCTGCGAGATACGCAGTCAACATATCAAAAATGGTCATACATTTCTGGTGACCACTGTGCGCACGGAAACCATAACCACCACCACCGAAACGAATCTAAAGGAGAGTGAACAATTGAAAGCAGTGCCCATAATGCAAAAGCCCATTGAGGCTCCAGCCGAAGAAAAACCTTGCTGCAGCAGTTCCTGTTCTTCGCCGGATAACTCCACAAAAGCCATAGTTCCTTTGTCCTCATCCTTACCCTCCAAACTCTTAAGGTTCCATGCCAAACGATCGGCCCAAGCTTTACTGCAGCGCCTAGAATCCCAAGAACAATCCATTGATTCACAATTTGATAGTGATGAAGGTTTGACGGCTGGCTATAGTGGTTGCAGCAGTAACAATGGCGAGGATTACATATCCCAGGCCAGCTGTGATTCTTTGGATAATCTGCCAGAGCCCTCAGCTCCACCCATGTCACCACCACCACCCCGTAATTCACCTTCCACCGATAATACCGATGAGAAAATTGATGTAGGCATGGGCTCTTCCATAGAGGGTTCCGAGGAGTCAGAAGAGGATGATGAGCTGAAACCCTTGGCCGTGGATAATCATGTTTTGCATGAAATCGATTTAAGAGCCATCAACACAACCACCACCTTAAGCTCTACAACACCCATAACCACAGCCGTTTTGGAGGCAGCCGTGGAAAAATCTCTCAGCAATACTGCCGTTCTAAGTGAGGCCAATTTGGAGAAATTCCGCAAACATCAGTCGGTCACACAAACACATCCCATAATGgataatatttatttgcatcccaattttaaatatgatttcaatGCAAAAGAGCAAATTCCAGAAAACCCCCTAAAACCTGCAGACACAGCCATCAGTGCTACAGCTTTGGAACAGAAACGTGTTCATCGCTCATTTTTAACTATGAAAAAGTCAGAACCCATAGCCGAAAAAGCCAATTCAGTTGTGTCTCAGGCCACCTCGGCCTCTGGCGATAAGACCCTAATCAATGAGATAGATAATTTGGATCCAGCTCTAATACCCAGTGAGGAAATGGCTGCTGAAATAACCGATGCTGTTGAATACTATTTCTCTAATGATAGCATCCTCAAAGATGCCTTCCTGCTAAAGCATGTGAAACGTAATAAGGAGGGTTTTGTTAGCCTCAAATTGGTGTCCAGCTTTAAGCGTGTTCGTCAATTAACCAAGGACTGGAAGGTGGTGGGCAATGCTGTAAGACGTAAATCGCACAAAATTGAGCTCAACGATGTGGGCACCAAGGTTAGAAGGGTGGATGCTTTGCCAAATTTCGATGAAACCATGCCTTCGCGCACTATTGTTGCTTGTGATTTGCCCCTAGATAAGTTAAGCATAGAGAAGGTGTCGGATATCTTCTCCAAGTGTGGAGAAATAGCCTTGATACGCATTCTAAAACCCGGCATGGCCATACCCGTGGATGTGCGTCAATTTATGAATAAGTATCCGGAAATGCAGCAAAAAGAATGTGCCTTGGTGGAGTATTTGGAATCTTCCTCGGCCAGAGAAGCCAGAAATTTACAAGGTCCATTTAAGGTCTTTGAAATGGTGGCTCCCAAAAAGAAGACTGGCAAGAAAGCAGTCATACAGGTTTCGGCTCCCGTGGTACGTATGGTGGAGAATTATCGCTATTTCAATGATCATAACTATGAACGCACAAGAGGTGGCAGTTTCAGTGGTGTGCCAGTACAAGATGTAGATTTGCGCTATAGATTGAAACGTAATAATTCAGATTTTGCGGCCAAAGCTTATGGCACAGATGTTCATCATTCATTTGGGCCAACAGCAGCAACACCACACTATCATCACTCTTCGCCAACGTATGCAACATCTCATCGTGGTAGTTTTGGCAGTGAACATCATCAGCCGCAACATCAACACCACCAACACCACCAACAATCACATCATGAACCATCGGCAGGACGCTATCAATCCCGAGGTAGTATTATTCAAGACATAACCAGTCAAACTCCTTCGTCTCCTGGTACCCAAAGCAATTTCTTTGCTTATACTCCTCGCAGATACAGCAACACCTCAACTATATCAACTAATACAGCCAACAATAACAGCATCAATAATATTGATTCATCCATGACGGCCAAGCCCACACATAcgaatttgaataatatttcaaataacacTGGCAACACTCACAATTTAGCTAGACGTCTTTCGAATTGTTCTCAGGAAGGCTATGCCGATGCAGTTAGGCGTTCTTCCAATTGTTCGGAAAATGCTCCGCAAAGACGTGACTCTAATTGTTCCGACAATTGTCCATGTACGAGACGCATTTCCGATTTTGGACAAACTGAAGTATATCGCAAGACTTCTCAGGGTTCTATAGGCAGTGGCGGGGAAAGGCGTTTCTCCAATGGCTCCATGCAATTCGAGAGAACCTTCTCCAATGGCAGTGATATTAGTAATAACTTCCATCGTCGTCCATCGGCTGACTACAATTTGGAGCGCAAGCAATCGTTAGAAACTCAAACTGGCTCGCCTTATGATGATCCCAACGTGGGTGGCGGTGGTGGTGGCTACAATGTCTTTCCACGCCGTTATTCCAATAActtcaacaacagcaacaatatcaGCAGCAAATTGGCGGCCTATGATAATGCTCAATACATCAATGGCAGACGTATATCCACCGATTCCGGTTACGATCGTCGTTTTTCATTTGGTTCTGAATACGAGGGATCACCGCGTTCTCGCACCAATAGTTTTCTCAACAACTACAAGCATGGCCTCAACGATTATGATGGCCAGCCTCGCTCGCGTACTGGCAGTTTCCTGGATGGCTCACCTCGCTCCCGTTCCGGGTCATTTGCTCAACGTACAGCTGAACATTTAGTGCGCACACCCATTGGACCAGATGGCAGCAAAGGTTTTGGTTCACGTGCTCGCAAATTTGAGCAAACCATATCTCCCGTTTAGGCTGCCAATACGAGTAGTTAGCTAGCAGTATAGGTAAgatattatttacttttaaaaaaacaaaagtgttcattatgtatttctttttaattcaaatatacttttttttttgtttgccaataTTAAGCAGGGCTTTTACAAACTAAATGGCTGTTATTCCTTAAACATCCTCccttataaatttatcaattattaCACTTACTTATTAATAGATTGTTTATTttactatatattttatattttgttttgtttacgaAATTGTTAATTGTTTTATGTGAATAATTGCAgtgtttagttttaagtttcattcataataattattttattacacaaCTAAATATATGATTTTTGTTAACAGTATATTTAACAATGAGTTAAAATtggcaattaaaaaatattaaattttaataattggcTTAGTTTTGAAATTGTACTAACAATTTGCTGCAAAAATGTTTCactgatatttttaaattaaattataataaagaaattcgaaatatttaacaaaatttattttatttaacgcGATCCTTAACTGGTTCTTAGGGAAGACAATTCACTCTCTTAGCTGTCAAATACCTGACTCATGAGCATGTATTCGAGAAAATCTTTCAACCTGACAAACAAAGCTTTGATACTAGTTCTTCCTGTCCAAAAATACTTTAGAAATTCTCAGGTATtagatatatatttttcaaaacacaaactaaattcAGAAATAATACTGAGCCACACAATTAATAACAGGAAAGTGACTTGGAGAAGGTATTTTATAATCGAAAATAAGTTATAATTTTGAAGAGATGtatgacatatttttttatagatttagaATGAATCAATCTTCAATATAGTccatgtttttaataatttcattacacttcattttaaaaattttagagatTAAGTTTTTTAAggcataatatatatatatttaaatagaaacgctacatattttttagtttataggtatagataaaatattgaaaaatctaaCTTAAGTTTTTTGCACTAATTCAATTATAAGTTTAAAgattatttaaattctatttaatgaggcagacatttttcttagGGCTTTGGATGCTTAAATTAACAATGTTATTACTTACAACGTCATTATTGAGATGAAAAGATTAAAGAGTTTCATAAGGtccataaaacaaaaatttattagttaGCATCTCTTACATAACTACAATAAAAATGTGTATGTTTGAACCGCTTTTTCAAGCAGGAATTAAatccacaagattttctatataaaaatatacaagattctctatataaaatactgttatacacaagattttctatggaagatactgttatagacaagattttctatggaaaatactgttatagacaagattttctatttaaaaaaactgttatacagaagattttctatagaaaatactgttatacagaagattttctatagaaaatactgttatacagaagattttctatagaaaatactgttatacagaagattttctatagaaaatactgttatacagaagattttctatagaaaatactgttatacagaagattttctatagaaaatactgttatacagaagattttctatagaaaatactgttatacagaagattttctatagaaaatactgttatacagaagattttctatagaaaatactgttatacacaagattttctatagaaaatactgttatacagaagattttctatagaaaatactgttatacacaagattttctatagaaaatactgttatacagaagattttctatagaaaatactgttatacacaagattttctatagaaaatactgttatacagaagattttctatagaaaatactgttatacagaagattttctatagaaaatactgttatacagaagattttctatagaaaatactgttatacagaagattttctatagaaaatactgttatacagaagattttctatagaaaatactgttatacagaagattttctatagaaaatactgttatacagaagattttctatagaaaatactgttatacagaagattttctatagaaaatactgttatacacaagattttctatagaaaatactgttatacacaagattttctatagaaaatactgttatacacaagattttctatagaaaatactgttatacacaagattttctatagaaaatactgttatacacaagattttctatagaaaatactgttatacacaagattttctatagaaaatactgttatacacaagattttctatagaaaatactgttatacacaagattttatatagaaaaaatactgttatacagaagattttctatagaaaatactgttatacagaagattttctatagaaaatactgttatacagaagattttctatagaaaatactgttatacagaagattttctatagaaaatactgttatacagaagattttctatagaaaatactgttatacagaagattttctatagaaaatactgttatacacaagattttctatagaaaatactgttatacacaagattttctatagaaaatactgttatacacaagattttctatagaaaatactgttatacacaagattttctatagaaaatactgttatacacaagattttctatagaaaatactgttatacacaagattttctatagaaaatactgttatacacaagattttctatagaaaatactgttatacacaagattttctatagaaaatactgttatacacaagattttctatagaaaatactgttatacacaagattttctatagaaaatactgttatacacaagattttctatagaaaatactgttatacacaagattttctatagaaaatactgtgtataacagtagattttctatagaaaatactgtgtataacagtagattttctatagaaaatactgtgtataacagtagattttctatagaaaatactgtgtataacagtagattttctatagaaaatactgtgtataacagtagattttctatagaaaatactgtgtataacagtagattttctatagaaaatactgtgtataacagtagattttctatagaaaatactgtgtataacagtagattttctatagaaaatactgtgtataacagtagattttctatagaaaatactgtgtataacagtagattttctatagaaaatactgtgtataacagtagattttctatagaaaatactgtgtataacagtagattttctatagaaaatactgtgtataacagtagattttctatagaaaatactgtgtataacag
Proteins encoded in this region:
- the Achl gene encoding uncharacterized protein Achl — protein: MPQPEEVIQLVAAADNNNDTCEIRSQHIKNGHTFLVTTVRTETITTTTETNLKESEQLKAVPIMQKPIEAPAEEKPCCSSSCSSPDNSTKAIVPLSSSLPSKLLRFHAKRSAQALLQRLESQEQSIDSQFDSDEGLTAGYSGCSSNNGEDYISQASCDSLDNLPEPSAPPMSPPPPRNSPSTDNTDEKIDVGMGSSIEGSEESEEDDELKPLAVDNHVLHEIDLRAINTTTTLSSTTPITTAVLEAAVEKSLSNTAVLSEANLEKFRKHQSVTQTHPIMDNIYLHPNFKYDFNAKEQIPENPLKPADTAISATALEQKRVHRSFLTMKKSEPIAEKANSVVSQATSASGDKTLINEIDNLDPALIPSEEMAAEITDAVEYYFSNDSILKDAFLLKHVKRNKEGFVSLKLVSSFKRVRQLTKDWKVVGNAVRRKSHKIELNDVGTKVRRVDALPNFDETMPSRTIVACDLPLDKLSIEKVSDIFSKCGEIALIRILKPGMAIPVDVRQFMNKYPEMQQKECALVEYLESSSAREARNLQGPFKVFEMVAPKKKTGKKAVIQVSAPVVRMVENYRYFNDHNYERTRGGSFSGVPVQDVDLRYRLKRNNSDFAAKAYGTDVHHSFGPTAATPHYHHSSPTYATSHRGSFGSEHHQPQHQHHQHHQQSHHEPSAGRYQSRGSIIQDITSQTPSSPGTQSNFFAYTPRRYSNTSTISTNTANNNSINNIDSSMTAKPTHTNLNNISNNTGNTHNLARRLSNCSQEGYADAVRRSSNCSENAPQRRDSNCSDNCPCTRRISDFGQTEVYRKTSQGSIGSGGERRFSNGSMQFERTFSNGSDISNNFHRRPSADYNLERKQSLETQTGSPYDDPNVGGGGGGYNVFPRRYSNNFNNSNNISSKLAAYDNAQYINGRRISTDSGYDRRFSFGSEYEGSPRSRTNSFLNNYKHGLNDYDGQPRSRTGSFLDGSPRSRSGSFAQRTAEHLVRTPIGPDGSKGFGSRARKFEQTISPV